GTCGTACATGAGGTTGTTCATGAACTTGGACAGGATGAGATCCCCGAACTTGGGATCGGGAAGGATAATCCGCTTCTCGGGACGACGACGACGTGACATCGCATGTATTCCTTGTTTTTTCGGGCGGGAGCCTGAGGCCCCGCCGCCCGGTCAATCTCTACAATCGTGCGGCGCGATGAAAGCGCCGCGACCGATCACTTCGGACGCTTGGCGCCGTACTTCGAACGGCTCTGCTTGCGATCCTTCACGCCCTGCGTGTCGAGCACGCCGCGCAGGATGTGGTAGCGAACGCCGGGAAGATCGCGGACGCGGCCGCCGCGGATGAGCACGACCGAGTGCTCCTGCAGGTTGTGGCCTTCACCCGGGATGTAGGAGATGACTTCGCGGCTGTTGGTCAGACGCACCTTGGCGACCTTGCGGAGTGCCGAGTTCGGCTTCTTCGGGGTCGTGGTGTAAACGCGGGTGCAAACGCCGCGCTTCTGCGGGTTCTGCTCCATCGCAGGAACCTTGGACTTGGCCTTCTGCGGTTCGCGGCCCTTGCGGACCAGCTGGTTGATAGTGGGCATCTATACTCTTCTTTCAAATTGGGAGTGCGATGGATGCGCTCCGAAAAAATCATCGGAACGGACCGATCGCACCCCGGTTCTGCAAACCGGGCCGATAAGCCTTGCGAAAGGAAGAGTGCGAAAAGGTTCACGAAGCGGCGATGAAGGAATGCGCGAACCGCGTGCGCCCCGGCAAAGACCGGAACCACCATCGGTTTGCGCAGACCATGAAGGCCGCGAACGTGAGCCGAAAAACACTCCACCCGGCGCGAGGCGCTACCGGATTACTCTGCCACCCTGCCGCCCTGCCCGACGCGAATCGGAAAAAGGGACGTGCCTTCCAAGGTCTGTCCGCAGCGGCGAAACCGCTGGAACTCCACGGAAAACTGCCGGAATGGCAATGTTCAGCTCTATGTCGTCCACCGCGAGTAGACCCGCGAGGGATGCGGGCCTGTAGGGGATTGGGGGGATTGGGTCAAGGACTGAGGGGCCTGGCAGCTTCGCGCCCGTTTCGGGCATTCACCAGAGATTTTCCCACGCCTGAAAGCAGACACTCAGATTATTACCGAGGCTAAGACATGCCCATTGCCTGAATTTAGCTGGTGAGCACACGATGGCGATGGCATACGTCCGGCGGGAGGAACCCATGCCGAGCATTCCACAGACGTTCTCAATTTCAGACTTTCTTACATGGGACAGGCAGAAGCAACTTGAACTGCAGCCGCAGTTTCAGCGTGGTTCGGTATGGACACCCCAAGCGCAGTCATTCCTGATCGACACCATTCTGCGCGAGCTTCCCATCCCGGCCGTTTATATCCGCACGCGTATCGACGCGGTTACGCAATCATCTATTCGTGAAGTCGTCGATGGCCAGCAACGGCTGCGCGCGATCCTAGCCTTTGCTGCCAATGGCATTCGTCTCAGTACCCGCAGTCCCGACTTTGGGGGGCAGCGCTACAATGACCTTTCGCAGGACCGCAAAGACGCTTTCCTATCCTACAACATCTCGACGGTTCAGCTTCTGAATGCGTCGGATGCCGAGGTGCTGGAGGTGTTTGCTCGCCTGAACTCCTATAGCGTCAAGGTCACGCCTGCAGAACTGCGCCACGCGAAGTATGACGAACCTGTCAAATGGGCGATCTGGAACACCACGCGCGAGAACGGAGCGCTTTGGGACGAATATCATGTTGTTTCGCTGCGTGACAGCGTGCGCCTAAAAAACACCACGCTAGTGGCAGAGCTGTATATGGCATTTGCGAATGGCCTAGGTGACGGCGGCGAAGAAAAGGTCGGTGGATTCTATAAAAATAATATTAAGCGGGACGAGGCATATTTCGTCGATCTAACTGCTCTGGTACAAAAGAA
The DNA window shown above is from Novosphingobium sp. P6W and carries:
- the rpsL gene encoding 30S ribosomal protein S12, with product MPTINQLVRKGREPQKAKSKVPAMEQNPQKRGVCTRVYTTTPKKPNSALRKVAKVRLTNSREVISYIPGEGHNLQEHSVVLIRGGRVRDLPGVRYHILRGVLDTQGVKDRKQSRSKYGAKRPK
- a CDS encoding DUF262 domain-containing protein translates to MPSIPQTFSISDFLTWDRQKQLELQPQFQRGSVWTPQAQSFLIDTILRELPIPAVYIRTRIDAVTQSSIREVVDGQQRLRAILAFAANGIRLSTRSPDFGGQRYNDLSQDRKDAFLSYNISTVQLLNASDAEVLEVFARLNSYSVKVTPAELRHAKYDEPVKWAIWNTTRENGALWDEYHVVSLRDSVRLKNTTLVAELYMAFANGLGDGGEEKVGGFYKNNIKRDEAYFVDLTALVQKNMNVAIGTFGPSFSETTFFDAPNFLLLVCAVAFVAGELPASALTADVENKRGVGLSHANAANRLPLLATAVENDDIDGPYATFVVASKSSTQRISSRRPRFAAIVNAIAA